From one Lolium rigidum isolate FL_2022 chromosome 4, APGP_CSIRO_Lrig_0.1, whole genome shotgun sequence genomic stretch:
- the LOC124708037 gene encoding uncharacterized protein LOC124708037, whose protein sequence is MIQLLFSLLAAEAALVVVLLFRTPARRLALLAVDRSKRGRGPIMVRTVAATMLIVLGSSGYSIAKIRRREGEFAQLTPTDQVLASRHLLEASLMAYSLFLGLVIDRLHHYIRELRTMKKNMEAVTKQSRVLEEAKLGGTEEIQGYQKKIDSLTEEVQLLKQQSVSKTEELKTAERNTLALRKQSEGLLTEYERLISENEELRKKLQTVEVRLSNSDSKKNT, encoded by the exons ATGATCCAGCTGCTCTTCTCGCTGCTGGCCGCCGAGGCGGCGCTGGTGGTCGTGCTGCTCTTCCGCACGCCCGCGCGCCGCCTCGCGCTGCTCGCCGTCGACCGCAGCAAGCGCGGCCGCGGGCCCATTATGGtcaggaccgtcgccgccaccatgcTCATCGTGCTCGGCTCCAGCGGCTACAGCATCGCCAAGATCCGCCGCCGGGAAGGCGAGTTCGCCCAGCTCACGCCCACCGACCAGGTGCTCGCCAGCCGCCACCTCCTCGAGGCATCTCTCATGG CATACTCTCTGTTTCTGGGATTAGTTATTGATCGACTACATCACTATATCAGGGAACTAAGGACGATGAAGAAAAACATGGAGGCTGTGACAAAGCAGAGCCGGGTATTGGAAGAAGCAAAACTCGGTGGCACCGAGGAAATTCAAGGATATCAGAAAAAGATCGACAGTTTGACTGAAGAGGTGCAACTGCTCAAACAGCAGTCAGTGTCTAAAACAGAGGAACTGAAAACTGCAGAGAGAAATACCTTGGCTTTACGGAAACAGTCTGAAGGTCTGCTTACGGAGTATGAGCGTCtaatttctgagaatgaggaattgAGGAAGAAACTGCAAACGGTGGAAGTCCGCTTGTCCAATTCTGATAGCAAGAAGAATACATAA